One window of the uncultured Paludibaculum sp. genome contains the following:
- a CDS encoding glycoside hydrolase family 2 TIM barrel-domain containing protein, translating into MRNVLTSSVSLLLFVSACLAADRPEWDNPAIYKIGEEKPHATMMVYPTAELAKAGQMAQSPWFQSLNGTWKFDGVLRPADRPLDFFRTDFNDSAWRTMPVPASWQLHGFDIPIYSNVPYPFPQDPKLMPTPPKDFNPVGSYRRTFTIAPTWKGREVYLHFAGVDSAFYVWVNGVMVGYNEDSRTPAEFNITKHLKPGSNVLAVQVYRFGDGAYLEDQDMWRMSGIYREVYLWSTAPSHVRDYEVHSPMDGSLKVNAEIQNPEKCTLQAELFDAAGLAAGKAQAPCAASAELAMQVKAPKLWSAESPYLYKVLLTLKSASGAVIEVIPQTVGFRTIKIEGGRLKVNGQVVLIKGTNRHEHSPETGKVVDRALMIKDIELMKQYNINAVRTSHYPNHPDWYELCDRYGIYVMDEANIECHHYGNSGPGNLLTESPDWTGAYLDRVQRMVERDKNHPSIFAWSMGNESGDGLNAKVTYEWAKQRDPSRPWHYEGTTSHGGSNADINSFMYPTPERVKQAAAQRPDMPLILCEYTHAMGNSNGGLKEYWDIFYSGTNAQGAFVWDWVDQGLWVPTPQEYKQNWPAPRFLAYGGWWEDKTGIRNDNNFNNNGLVSADRKPHPGLSAIKYVYRNLHTSAVDLVDGRVKVKNWFNFTNAQDVAEATWTVTSASGAVLASGRIADLNIAPGAEREYALPLPKLKAGPGNEYWLSVSYKLKGDESWAKRGHEISYDQFALPGREDAKPADFTKAPALTVNDEGDWVAFKGGSFSMMFSKKDGVITSYKYKGVSLLDRGPRVDFWRAETDNDVGARKAQHNRTTETDMKVWRDAGTWWDVQSAQVEKVDERTAKITVKAEPANAGGAMVTMTYTVHGSGDVIVETSYQPGTQKRAMMERFGTELVVSPGLENLAWYGRGPAETYIDRPFERVGVYKSTVAKQWVDYSRPQENGNKTDVRWVALTNAQGVGLLAVGAPQLSVGAKHFTKDDLERAAYTFMMQPHPQVFLNLDWKQMGVGGIDSWSSNALPMKDYRIPSDQPYSYRYRLSPVEGDFSVKALEAF; encoded by the coding sequence ATGCGGAATGTATTGACCTCGTCTGTCTCTCTCTTGTTATTTGTAAGCGCTTGCCTCGCGGCCGACCGGCCGGAGTGGGACAATCCCGCCATCTACAAGATCGGCGAGGAGAAGCCCCACGCCACGATGATGGTGTATCCGACGGCCGAACTGGCCAAGGCCGGGCAGATGGCGCAATCGCCCTGGTTTCAGTCGCTGAACGGCACATGGAAATTCGATGGCGTGCTGCGGCCCGCTGACCGGCCGCTGGACTTCTTCCGCACGGACTTCAACGACTCGGCGTGGCGCACCATGCCGGTGCCGGCGAGTTGGCAGTTGCATGGCTTCGACATCCCTATCTACTCGAACGTGCCCTATCCGTTCCCGCAGGATCCGAAGCTGATGCCGACGCCGCCGAAGGACTTCAATCCCGTGGGCAGCTACCGGCGGACGTTCACCATCGCGCCCACCTGGAAGGGCCGCGAGGTGTACTTGCACTTCGCTGGGGTCGACTCCGCGTTTTACGTGTGGGTGAACGGCGTGATGGTGGGCTACAACGAGGACAGCCGCACTCCGGCCGAGTTCAACATCACGAAGCACCTCAAGCCGGGCTCGAACGTGCTGGCCGTGCAGGTCTACCGCTTCGGCGACGGCGCGTATCTGGAAGACCAGGACATGTGGCGCATGAGCGGCATCTATCGCGAGGTGTACTTGTGGTCGACGGCGCCCTCGCACGTGCGCGACTACGAAGTGCATTCACCGATGGACGGCTCGCTGAAGGTGAACGCGGAGATTCAGAATCCCGAGAAGTGTACGCTGCAGGCGGAGTTGTTCGATGCGGCCGGACTCGCCGCAGGGAAGGCCCAGGCGCCGTGCGCGGCGAGTGCTGAACTGGCGATGCAGGTGAAGGCGCCGAAGCTCTGGTCGGCCGAGTCACCGTATCTCTACAAGGTGCTGCTGACGCTGAAGAGTGCGTCGGGCGCTGTGATTGAAGTGATCCCGCAGACGGTGGGCTTTCGCACCATCAAGATTGAAGGCGGGCGGCTGAAGGTGAACGGGCAGGTGGTGCTGATCAAGGGCACGAACCGGCACGAGCATTCGCCGGAGACCGGCAAGGTGGTGGACCGCGCTCTGATGATCAAGGACATCGAGCTGATGAAGCAGTACAACATCAACGCGGTCCGGACGTCGCACTATCCCAATCATCCGGACTGGTACGAGCTGTGCGACCGGTATGGCATCTATGTGATGGACGAGGCGAACATTGAGTGCCACCACTATGGGAACAGCGGTCCGGGCAATCTGCTGACGGAGTCGCCGGATTGGACGGGCGCCTACCTGGATCGCGTGCAGCGCATGGTGGAGCGCGACAAGAACCACCCGTCGATCTTTGCCTGGTCGATGGGGAATGAAAGCGGCGACGGGTTGAACGCGAAGGTGACCTACGAATGGGCGAAGCAGCGCGACCCCTCGCGCCCGTGGCACTACGAGGGTACGACCTCGCACGGCGGGTCCAACGCGGACATCAACTCATTTATGTACCCGACGCCGGAGCGAGTGAAGCAGGCGGCGGCCCAGCGGCCCGACATGCCGCTGATCCTGTGTGAGTACACGCATGCGATGGGCAACTCGAACGGCGGGCTGAAGGAGTATTGGGACATCTTCTACAGCGGCACGAATGCGCAGGGCGCCTTTGTGTGGGACTGGGTGGACCAGGGGCTATGGGTGCCGACTCCGCAGGAGTACAAGCAGAACTGGCCCGCGCCGCGATTCCTAGCCTATGGCGGCTGGTGGGAAGACAAGACGGGCATCCGGAACGACAATAACTTCAACAACAACGGACTGGTGTCGGCCGATCGCAAGCCACACCCCGGGCTGTCGGCCATCAAGTATGTCTACCGCAATCTGCACACATCGGCCGTGGATCTGGTGGACGGCCGGGTGAAGGTCAAGAACTGGTTCAATTTCACGAATGCGCAGGACGTGGCCGAGGCGACGTGGACGGTGACGTCGGCGAGCGGCGCCGTGCTGGCTTCGGGACGGATCGCGGATCTGAATATTGCTCCAGGCGCGGAGCGGGAGTACGCGCTGCCGCTGCCGAAGTTGAAGGCCGGCCCTGGCAACGAGTATTGGCTGAGTGTCAGCTACAAGCTGAAGGGCGATGAGTCGTGGGCGAAACGCGGGCACGAGATCTCGTACGACCAGTTCGCACTGCCGGGCAGGGAAGACGCCAAGCCGGCTGATTTCACCAAGGCTCCGGCGTTGACTGTGAACGATGAGGGCGACTGGGTCGCCTTCAAGGGCGGCAGCTTCTCGATGATGTTCAGCAAGAAGGATGGTGTGATCACGTCTTATAAGTACAAAGGCGTGTCGCTGCTGGACCGCGGGCCGCGCGTCGACTTCTGGCGCGCTGAGACGGACAACGACGTGGGCGCGCGCAAGGCCCAGCACAACCGCACCACGGAGACGGACATGAAGGTCTGGCGTGACGCGGGGACGTGGTGGGACGTGCAATCGGCGCAGGTGGAGAAGGTGGATGAGCGCACCGCGAAGATCACGGTGAAGGCCGAGCCCGCCAATGCGGGCGGGGCGATGGTCACGATGACGTATACGGTGCATGGCAGCGGCGATGTGATCGTGGAGACGTCGTATCAGCCGGGTACGCAGAAGCGCGCGATGATGGAGCGGTTTGGTACGGAGTTGGTGGTGTCGCCGGGCCTCGAGAACCTGGCGTGGTATGGGCGTGGTCCGGCGGAGACGTATATCGACCGGCCGTTTGAGCGCGTGGGTGTCTACAAGAGCACGGTGGCGAAGCAGTGGGTGGACTACTCGCGTCCTCAGGAGAACGGCAACAAGACGGATGTGCGGTGGGTGGCGCTGACGAACGCGCAGGGCGTGGGGTTGCTGGCGGTCGGGGCTCCGCAACTGAGCGTGGGCGCCAAGCACTTCACGAAGGACGATCTGGAACGGGCGGCGTACACGTTCATGATGCAGCCGCATCCGCAGGTGTTCCTGAATCTCGACTGGAAGCAGATGGGCGTGGGCGGCATCGATAGTTGGTCTTCGAATGCGCTGCCGATGAAGGACTACCGCATCCCATCCGACCAGCCGTACTCGTATCGGTATAGACTATCGCCAGTGGAAGGCGACTTCAGCGTGAAGGCTCTGGAAGCGTTCTGA
- a CDS encoding aldose epimerase family protein: MHLKICALVVFVAMFAGCKKAEQERTSSVTTQDFGKTEKGEALSLYTLKNRNGVELSVTNYGARVVALKTPDAHGNVADITLGFETAKGYEGANPYFGAIVGRYGNRIAKGKFKLDGKEYTLAKNNGENSLHGGLVGFDRVVWSGRAEDVGGVGKVTLTYTSKDGEEGYPGTLNVTVTYTLNNNDEIQIDYLATTDKATVLNLTNHTYFNLAGEGKGDILNQLMQVNADKFTPVDAGLIPTGELKDVTGTPFDFRKPTAIGARINDKDEQLMLGKGYDHNYVLNRTGSGLVQAARAEDAASGRVLEVWTTEPGVQFYTGNFLDGTVAGKNGVHYAQRSAFCLETQHYPDSPNHPDFPSTVLKPGEEYKTTTVWKLRTVQAAK; encoded by the coding sequence ATGCATCTAAAAATCTGCGCGTTGGTGGTTTTCGTGGCAATGTTCGCCGGGTGCAAGAAGGCAGAGCAGGAAAGGACCAGTTCCGTGACGACTCAGGATTTTGGGAAGACGGAGAAGGGCGAGGCGCTGAGCCTGTATACGCTCAAGAACCGGAATGGCGTGGAGCTATCGGTGACGAACTACGGTGCCCGCGTGGTGGCATTGAAGACGCCCGATGCCCACGGGAATGTCGCCGACATTACGCTCGGCTTCGAGACCGCCAAGGGCTATGAGGGGGCGAATCCTTACTTCGGGGCGATTGTGGGGCGCTATGGGAACCGCATCGCGAAGGGTAAGTTCAAGCTGGACGGCAAGGAGTATACGCTGGCCAAGAACAACGGCGAGAACAGCCTGCACGGCGGCTTGGTGGGCTTCGACCGGGTGGTTTGGAGCGGACGGGCCGAAGACGTCGGTGGTGTTGGGAAGGTGACACTGACGTACACGAGCAAGGACGGCGAGGAAGGGTATCCCGGGACCCTGAACGTCACCGTAACCTACACACTGAACAACAACGACGAGATCCAGATCGACTACCTGGCCACGACGGACAAAGCGACGGTGTTGAACCTGACGAATCACACCTATTTCAACCTGGCGGGCGAGGGCAAGGGCGACATCCTGAATCAGTTGATGCAGGTGAATGCCGACAAGTTCACGCCCGTGGATGCGGGGTTGATTCCCACCGGCGAACTAAAGGATGTGACGGGCACTCCGTTTGATTTCCGCAAGCCGACGGCGATTGGCGCGCGGATCAACGACAAGGACGAGCAGTTGATGCTGGGCAAGGGCTACGACCATAACTACGTGCTGAATCGCACCGGCAGCGGTCTGGTGCAGGCCGCCCGGGCGGAGGATGCGGCGTCGGGCCGGGTGTTGGAAGTGTGGACCACTGAGCCGGGTGTGCAGTTCTACACCGGCAACTTCCTGGACGGTACGGTGGCCGGCAAGAACGGCGTGCACTACGCACAGCGTTCGGCCTTCTGCCTGGAGACGCAGCACTACCCGGATTCGCCGAATCATCCGGACTTTCCGAGCACCGTGCTGAAGCCGGGCGAGGAGTACAAGACGACGACGGTGTGGAAGCTGCGGACTGTGCAAGCAGCGAAGTAG
- the rnk gene encoding nucleoside diphosphate kinase regulator: MQKHIFMTPQDHERLSSMLADHAVVREDLKRLEEELDRADIVDVRELPTDVVTMHSVVRLRDLDSGEFKTYRLVYPSEAGRGESSLSVLAPIGTALLGYRSGDTIEWAVPRGLRRLQVVEVLYQPEAAGSPPV, translated from the coding sequence ATGCAAAAACACATATTCATGACGCCACAAGACCACGAGCGGCTTAGCAGCATGCTTGCCGATCACGCCGTCGTCCGTGAGGATTTGAAGCGGCTGGAGGAAGAACTGGACCGCGCCGATATCGTGGATGTCCGCGAACTTCCGACTGACGTCGTCACGATGCACTCCGTGGTGAGGCTACGCGATCTCGATTCCGGCGAGTTCAAGACTTACCGGCTGGTCTACCCGAGTGAGGCGGGCCGCGGCGAGTCGTCGCTATCGGTGCTGGCGCCGATCGGAACCGCATTGCTGGGCTACCGCAGCGGGGACACCATCGAATGGGCGGTGCCGCGCGGACTGCGCCGGTTGCAGGTGGTTGAAGTGTTGTATCAGCCGGAAGCTGCCGGATCTCCGCCTGTCTGA
- a CDS encoding DUF1080 domain-containing protein, giving the protein MRLPVLGLTLAATVFAQQQPNTLTSDEKKLGWALLFDGKSTKGWTKAGTDAWTVENGCLKSLSNPKIREDLLTTATFGDFVLTFEWKVAPGSNSGVKYKIQDSVLIDAAQLPNPKMPFEQQVAYELQHHSARVDKVKAGSGAQVYPVAFEYQVIDNQRHPDALHSPLSRAASLYRMAAATKDATKPVGEFNQAKIVVRGKHVEHWLNGVKVVDTDLDTADVRKHIEERWPAGHPVRELLEKMPKQTTPLALQHHNDVAWFRNIKIRRLPPPN; this is encoded by the coding sequence ATGCGCCTCCCAGTCCTTGGCCTCACTCTCGCCGCGACAGTCTTCGCGCAACAGCAGCCGAACACGCTCACCTCGGATGAAAAGAAGCTCGGGTGGGCGCTCCTGTTCGACGGCAAATCGACCAAAGGTTGGACCAAAGCCGGCACCGATGCCTGGACTGTGGAGAACGGCTGCCTCAAGTCGCTATCGAACCCGAAGATCCGCGAAGACTTGCTCACAACGGCGACGTTCGGCGATTTCGTGCTGACCTTCGAATGGAAGGTCGCACCCGGCTCCAACAGTGGCGTGAAGTACAAGATCCAGGACTCGGTCCTGATCGACGCCGCGCAGTTGCCCAACCCGAAGATGCCCTTTGAGCAGCAGGTTGCCTATGAGTTGCAGCATCATTCGGCCCGCGTCGACAAGGTGAAGGCGGGCTCGGGCGCTCAGGTCTACCCGGTGGCCTTTGAGTATCAGGTGATCGACAACCAGCGCCATCCCGACGCTCTGCACAGCCCCTTGAGCCGCGCCGCCTCGCTCTACCGCATGGCGGCCGCCACCAAGGATGCCACCAAGCCCGTGGGCGAGTTCAATCAGGCCAAAATCGTGGTGCGTGGCAAGCACGTGGAGCACTGGCTAAACGGCGTGAAGGTGGTGGATACCGACCTGGACACGGCCGACGTACGCAAGCATATCGAGGAGCGTTGGCCGGCCGGCCACCCGGTACGGGAATTGCTGGAGAAGATGCCGAAACAAACTACGCCGCTCGCGTTGCAGCATCACAACGACGTAGCGTGGTTCCGCAACATCAAGATTCGCCGTCTACCGCCGCCCAACTAA
- a CDS encoding TlpA disulfide reductase family protein — MRILPAVLAAALCLPLAAAAETLPRPAGEIKFIAHTGDSIVLSALKGKVVVLEFLLTTCPHCQEMARKLSLLQRELGPKGLQVLGLAIDENAGSNLANFVSKSSAAFPIGVYDYIKSRTYLQIPDVVRMNMPHIAIIDRKGLIQVHHGAEEPWMSDQAAAANLRADITRLLGEGGSTPKPKSAPKKKS; from the coding sequence ATGCGCATTCTTCCCGCCGTACTCGCCGCCGCGTTATGCCTGCCGCTGGCGGCCGCGGCGGAAACCCTGCCCCGCCCCGCCGGCGAGATCAAGTTCATCGCCCACACGGGCGACTCCATAGTGCTTTCGGCTCTCAAGGGCAAGGTGGTCGTACTCGAGTTCCTGCTCACCACTTGCCCGCACTGCCAGGAGATGGCCCGCAAGCTGTCCCTCCTCCAACGCGAGCTCGGTCCCAAGGGACTTCAGGTTCTTGGGCTGGCCATCGACGAGAACGCTGGCTCGAACCTGGCGAACTTCGTCTCGAAGAGTAGCGCGGCTTTCCCCATCGGCGTTTATGACTACATAAAGTCGCGCACCTACCTCCAGATCCCCGATGTCGTGCGGATGAACATGCCGCACATCGCCATCATCGACCGTAAAGGGCTCATTCAGGTTCATCACGGTGCTGAGGAACCTTGGATGAGCGACCAGGCCGCCGCCGCGAATCTCCGGGCCGACATCACCCGCCTGCTCGGTGAAGGCGGCTCCACACCCAAACCCAAGTCGGCACCCAAGAAGAAGTCCTAG
- a CDS encoding TlpA disulfide reductase family protein translates to MINRRNFIGLGAAASLGGVNLFADLQVPKPAPELVITLNSGELILLSKLKGKVVVLEFLLTTCPHCQRCSSVMQKVLNDMGGEKESFMALGSAVNPDDLTQARMMIPEYIYKLGLKFPVGYTKREMAYQWLGADPNKGPVYFPQLVFIDRKGMIRAYHPGTDTKFFENEEANIRQVVEGLVKEGKGATLRSQVKKG, encoded by the coding sequence ATGATCAACCGTAGAAACTTCATTGGCCTTGGCGCGGCCGCATCCCTCGGCGGCGTGAACCTCTTCGCGGATCTCCAGGTCCCGAAACCCGCGCCGGAACTCGTGATCACTCTCAACAGCGGCGAACTGATCCTGCTGAGCAAACTGAAGGGCAAGGTGGTCGTCCTCGAGTTCCTCCTCACCACCTGTCCCCACTGCCAGCGCTGCTCTTCCGTGATGCAGAAGGTCCTCAACGACATGGGCGGTGAGAAGGAATCCTTCATGGCGCTCGGTTCGGCGGTGAACCCGGACGATCTCACCCAGGCTCGCATGATGATTCCCGAGTACATCTACAAGCTGGGCCTGAAGTTTCCGGTGGGCTACACCAAGCGCGAGATGGCCTATCAATGGCTCGGCGCCGATCCCAACAAGGGCCCCGTCTACTTCCCGCAGCTTGTCTTCATCGACCGCAAGGGCATGATTCGTGCCTACCATCCCGGCACCGACACCAAGTTCTTCGAGAACGAGGAAGCCAACATCCGGCAGGTCGTTGAGGGACTGGTGAAGGAAGGCAAGGGCGCCACACTTCGTTCGCAAGTCAAGAAAGGCTGA
- a CDS encoding MFS transporter — translation MGSGTFRALRHRNFRLYAGGMTVSLAGTWMQQLAQSWLVYRLTHSEWMLGLTWFFANIPILLLSPITGLVADRYPRRRIVLYAQTAAMVQAVVLAALTLTGRIQVWHVLALASVLGIASAFDIPGRQALFVHLVGKEDLVNAISLNSAVFNSARVIGPPIAGFVVAAVGEGMCFAFNAFSFLAVIFSLIAMDVVEPPPQGPAETPLERLRQGFRYAWGTKAIRTLLITAGAASLAAAPASALAPVFAAEVFHRGAEGLGLLSGALGVGAILGTLSLAGRHGARGLHWVILISTLGMGGGFIIYAWSSSFPLSLLVMVFLGTVIFRQNAANNTAIQTHVEDHFRGRVMGLYSMMVIGMLPVGSLLSGAMASAIGSRWTTCIGGFASLFAAAFVYLNRRTLQSWLDL, via the coding sequence ATGGGGTCTGGCACATTCCGCGCGCTGCGACACCGTAACTTCCGTCTCTATGCCGGCGGCATGACCGTGTCGCTCGCGGGCACGTGGATGCAGCAGCTCGCCCAAAGCTGGCTCGTCTACCGCCTCACTCACTCCGAGTGGATGCTCGGGCTCACCTGGTTCTTCGCCAACATCCCCATTCTCCTGTTGAGCCCCATCACGGGACTCGTGGCCGACCGCTATCCCCGCCGTCGCATCGTCCTCTACGCCCAGACTGCCGCCATGGTCCAGGCCGTCGTCCTGGCCGCTCTGACTCTCACCGGCCGCATCCAGGTCTGGCACGTGCTGGCCCTGGCCTCCGTTCTGGGTATCGCCAGCGCCTTTGACATCCCCGGCCGCCAGGCGTTGTTCGTCCACCTTGTGGGGAAAGAGGACCTGGTCAACGCCATCAGCCTGAACTCGGCCGTCTTCAACTCCGCGCGCGTGATCGGGCCGCCCATTGCCGGTTTTGTGGTGGCCGCTGTCGGCGAAGGAATGTGTTTTGCTTTCAACGCCTTCAGCTTTCTAGCCGTCATCTTCAGCCTCATCGCGATGGATGTTGTGGAGCCCCCGCCTCAAGGGCCCGCCGAAACACCGTTGGAACGCCTCCGCCAGGGGTTCCGCTACGCCTGGGGGACCAAAGCCATCCGGACCCTGCTCATCACCGCCGGCGCCGCCAGCCTGGCAGCCGCACCCGCCTCCGCCCTCGCGCCTGTCTTCGCCGCCGAGGTCTTTCATCGCGGGGCCGAAGGGCTGGGCCTGCTCAGCGGAGCCCTGGGCGTCGGCGCGATCCTCGGTACGCTCAGCCTCGCCGGCCGCCATGGCGCCCGCGGGCTCCACTGGGTGATCCTGATTTCCACCCTCGGGATGGGTGGCGGCTTTATCATCTATGCCTGGTCCAGTTCCTTCCCTCTCTCGCTGCTGGTGATGGTGTTCCTTGGCACCGTCATCTTCCGCCAGAACGCCGCCAACAACACGGCCATCCAGACCCATGTCGAGGATCACTTTCGCGGACGCGTCATGGGTCTTTATTCGATGATGGTGATAGGCATGCTGCCGGTGGGCAGCCTGCTGTCCGGAGCCATGGCCTCGGCCATCGGCTCCCGCTGGACCACTTGTATCGGCGGATTCGCGAGTCTCTTCGCCGCGGCTTTCGTCTATCTGAATAGGAGGACTCTCCAATCTTGGCTCGATCTCTGA
- a CDS encoding enolase C-terminal domain-like protein: MRISSFSIHPVAVADPPIRSSYGLHSPYALRTILILNTDDGISGVAEAHGGDGSIAALNAIRPMVVGMDPFQLHALWSNWGKPDTSGDRSQTWMVPGENPRDARTRAFAAVEAACLDIIGKAVGKPVCDLLGGRARDAAPFSAYLFYKHAGGGGEGADVREDEYGECLSPETMVRQCRQMIEKYGYKEIKLKGGVLDPEIEIETIRALRREFGPTYPLRIDPNCAWSVETSVHVGRSLREELSGGGYLEDPTASMEGMAEVRKRLLAEGIDTPLASNVAVTGLDDVVPAWRTDAVQVVLSDPHYWGGIRNVQRLSDLCDALGVGVSMHSNNHLGVSMMIMAHACCVSPGMHFACDTHYPWQSEQDEVLVGGRVKFVEGAVVISDKPGLGVELDMDQVARLEERYNNLPYRKRDDAAEMRKHVDPAWQRVLPRW; the protein is encoded by the coding sequence GTGCGCATCAGTTCTTTCTCCATCCATCCTGTCGCTGTCGCCGACCCTCCCATCCGAAGCTCCTACGGCCTTCATTCCCCTTACGCCCTACGTACCATCCTGATTCTGAACACCGATGACGGCATCAGCGGTGTGGCCGAGGCACATGGCGGCGACGGCTCCATTGCCGCCTTGAACGCCATCCGACCCATGGTCGTGGGCATGGATCCTTTCCAGTTGCACGCCCTGTGGTCGAACTGGGGCAAGCCGGACACGAGCGGCGACCGGTCGCAGACCTGGATGGTGCCGGGCGAGAATCCTCGCGATGCCCGGACTCGGGCGTTTGCCGCCGTGGAAGCGGCCTGTCTCGACATCATCGGCAAGGCCGTCGGTAAGCCGGTGTGCGATCTGCTGGGCGGGCGTGCGCGCGATGCGGCGCCGTTCTCGGCGTACCTGTTTTACAAACACGCGGGCGGGGGCGGGGAAGGCGCCGATGTTCGCGAGGACGAGTATGGTGAATGCCTGTCGCCCGAGACGATGGTGCGGCAGTGCCGCCAGATGATTGAGAAGTACGGATACAAAGAGATCAAGCTGAAGGGCGGCGTGCTGGACCCGGAGATCGAGATCGAGACGATCCGGGCGCTACGGCGCGAGTTCGGGCCGACGTACCCACTGCGAATCGATCCCAACTGCGCATGGTCCGTCGAGACTTCGGTGCATGTAGGCCGGTCGCTGCGCGAGGAACTTTCGGGCGGCGGATATCTAGAAGATCCGACGGCGTCGATGGAGGGCATGGCCGAGGTCCGCAAGAGACTGCTGGCCGAGGGGATTGATACGCCATTGGCTTCGAACGTCGCGGTGACCGGACTGGATGACGTGGTGCCAGCCTGGCGGACGGACGCCGTCCAGGTGGTATTGTCCGATCCGCACTACTGGGGCGGCATCCGGAATGTTCAGCGGCTCTCCGACCTCTGCGACGCCCTGGGCGTGGGCGTGTCGATGCATTCGAATAACCACCTGGGCGTGAGCATGATGATCATGGCGCATGCGTGTTGTGTGTCGCCAGGGATGCACTTTGCCTGCGATACGCACTATCCATGGCAGAGCGAGCAGGACGAGGTGCTGGTGGGCGGCCGCGTGAAGTTCGTGGAAGGGGCCGTGGTGATCTCGGACAAACCGGGCTTGGGTGTGGAGCTCGACATGGATCAGGTGGCGCGGCTGGAAGAGCGGTACAACAACCTGCCTTATCGCAAGCGGGACGACGCGGCCGAGATGCGGAAGCACGTGGATCCGGCGTGGCAACGGGTTCTGCCGCGCTGGTGA